The window CGCCATGCAGCTTGAAAAACGAGCGACGCGCCGCAAACGCCGTGCCGCCGAACCCGGACAAATCCGTTGCCGCATCCGGCACCGCATATTCAAATGCCGAACGGGACAACGGCAGCGAGCCGTCAAACAAACGCTCGCCCAAAGGCCGGGTGCCGCAATCAAGCAGCGTGCGCCAATGCTCCGCCGAATGTGCACACAAACTGCGCGCCCAAACCACCGGCGTATCGTTCACACACAACAATACATCACGCGCAAACCACTCCGGCGCATCGCCCAAACCATCGGCGAGCCAAACATCTCCGCCAACCGCGCCCAAATGCAGCAGGCGCACGGAAAACCCGTGCCCCAGCGCGCGCAGTGCCACAGTCAGCGAAGGCGCCTGCATCAATGCGGCCGCACCCTCCGTCTCAAGCAAAGGCGGCAATGCCTGCCGCCAAGGTATTAAAACATTCATGCGCCGCATTATATAGGCCGTCTGAAAAGCGCGCTATAATCTTTCACTCGTTCGACAAACAATCCGGCTGCATTGCTTTATCGTCTCTCAATAGAGAGACGGCAATTAAATAACTGCATTTTTTCAATCAATCTAATTTGTTTAAAAAGAGAAATGAATAAAAGATTTTTAGCATTAAAATGATCGGGTGTATAAAACATTCTAGCTTTTATAAACCGACATTATTTTTTAGAATTCGAGCGGGCATGATATTCGGATCGGAAAAGCGGTTGCACGGTGCTTAAGATAGTACACACCGCCCAAACTGCTGTCACGAGCGCATCCCGCCAACATACCGACACCCCGCACAGGAGCCGCAATATGAACCTGATTCTCTGGCGCCACGCCGAAGCTGAATACGGCCCGCCCGATTTAGCGCGCCAACTCACCGAAAAAGGCCGCCGCCAAGCCAGCACCGCTGCCGCCTGGCTGCGCAACCGCCTGCCGCAAGACACACAGGTATGGGTTTCGCAAGCCGCACGCAGCCGCCAGACCGCTGATTATCTGGTGCAGGATTACACCATTCTCGCCACTCTCAACCCCGACATCTATGCCCGCACCCTGCCGCGGCTATTGGAAACAGCTCCCCGCAACGGCACGCTGGTAATTGTCGGCCACCAGCCATGGTTAGGCCAATTAAGCGCATTTCTGCTCAACGGCGATTGGGGCGGCGATGCTTATTGGTCCTATAAAAAAGGCGGCTTTTGGTGGTTTCAGCTCAAACAAGACCATAACGGCTTCCATGCCAAGCTCAAAGCCGTGTTAACGCCGGAGATGTTGGCATAACGGCCGCGCACAACACCGAATCGGCATCAGCCCGGAAACAATATGTGAAAAGAATATGTGAAAAAGCCAACAGCGCAACAGTTGATAATAATTCTTGAATGCGCTATAATTGTTACATTATAACATTTCACAAGGAGTTTTTATGAAACCGAATACCCATCCCGAAAACTACCGCACGGTGCTGTTTTTCGACAGCGGCGCCGATGAGGGCTGGCTGATCCGTTCGTGCGCCAACACCCACGGCAAAACCATGCAGTGGCGCGACGGCAACGAATATCCCGTATTTATGCTTGATACTTCGTCTGCTTCACACCCCGTTTACACCGGCAAACAGCGTGAATACAACACCGAAGGGCGCGCCAGCAAATTCAACCAGCGCTATCAAAGTATGCTCGGCTCATTTAAAAAGGAAAAATAATGCAGGTATTGTCATCTTTAAAAACCGCCAAACAACGCCATCGCGACTGCCAAATCGTGCGCCGCAAAGGCAAGGTTTATGTGATTTGCAAAAGCAATCCGCGTTTTAAAGCACGCCAGCGCTGAGTGCAAACATCTCTTCATAAACAAATGATCAGGATACCCTAGGCATCCTGACCATTCATATATCATTATCTTTTTAACACAGCAGAACAAAGGCCGTCTGAATCATTTAAGCTTTCAGACGGCCTGGTTTCAGCCGAAACCCGCTATTCGATTTTGAGATACGCTACCGATAAAATCTCAATCACCTCGCGCCCGTCCGGGCCGTGGAGCACCACCTCGTCGCCTTCACGCGCTTTCATCAGGCAACGTGCCAACGGCGACACCCATGAGATTTTGTTGCGGGCGGTATCGATTTCATCCACGCCCACAATTTTCACCGTCTGCTCGCTGCCATCGCCGCGCAGCAGCGCCACCGTGGCGCTGAAAAACACCTGATCGGTGGGCTCGCGCGCTTCCGGGTCGACCACCACCGCCGCTTCCAGCCGTTTGGTGAGAAAGCGGATGCGGCGGTCGATTTCGCGCATCCGCCGCTTGCCGTAAAGATAATCGCCGTTTTCGCTGCGGTCGCCGTTGCCCGCCGCCCAGTTGACAATCTGCACGATTTCCGGGCGCTCTTTGTGCACCAATTGATAAAGCTCGTCTTTCAGCGCCTGCCAGCCGCCGGGCGTGATGTAGTTTTTAGGGGGAGATTGCGGAGTGTCGCTCATGATGCCGGATGCCGTCTGAAAAAAAAAGAAGAGGCTTATTCTACTGCTTTTGCTGCATGATACCAATGCAAAAAAAGCAAACGGCCTGTGTCGGGTTGCTTTGCCTTTCCGGCTGATACCCTTCACAAAAATAACCTAACGGCGTTGGCCTGCCTGAGCGCGAAGAGGATCGGTTTCGCTAGGGTGTCCTGACCATTCGTTCATGAGGGGATTTTTGTTCCTGGAAACGCAGATGCAAGGCAAAAAACGCAGCAAGATTGGACATCTTGCGAGGCTTTTTAACACAGCAGATGCGTTTTCAGGGGCAAAATACACCCATAAATCGACACATCAGGACACCCCAAGGTGTTGAAGCGCCCGCACTCATTGTACTGTCTTCAGCCCACCGTCTGGTTCGCTAACTTTTGTGAATGACCATGGCTTTGTGCACATAAACATAATAGCCGGCTTAACAGCATCTGTAAAAGTTTGAGGCCGTCTGAAACATTTCAGACGGCCTCAAACCGGATACATTATTGATACTTCGATTATTTATTCCAAATCACCGCTCACATAAACTTTGCCGCCGCTTTTATCTTCCGGCAACACCAAGTTCAGCACCACGGCCATGATGCCGCCGGCTGAAATCGAATTTTGAAACAACACCGGCAGGTTTTTAAACACTTCCGGCTCAAACGCCACGCCGAGTCCGAGGCCTACCGAAGTGGCGGCAATCACCGCTTCGCGGCGGCGGATGCCGTTGCTCACCAAAATGCGCACGCCCGCAATCGCAATCAGGCCGAACATCAATACCATCGCACCGCCGAGCACCGGGCTGGGAATGGTGGTAAATACCCGCCCGATAACGGGAAACAGCCCCAACAGCACCAAAATCACAGCAATATACTTGCCCACATGGCGCGAAGCCACGCCGGTCATCTGAATCACGCCGTTATTTTGCGCAAACGTGGTCAGGGGCAGCGAACCCAATGCGGTGGCAATCACCGACACCAGGCCGTCGGCCATCACGCCGCCTTTCAGACGGCCGGTATATTCCTCACCTTCAATCGGGCGGTCCGACACCATTGCCGTGGCCGTTAAATCGCCCACCGCCTCAAACACGCTCAACAAATAAATCGCACCGGCCACAATAAAAGCATGCCAGTCAAACGCGAAACCGTATTTAAACGGCACGGGAATGGTAATCAACGGCAGATTTTGCAGCGCTGAAAAATCCACCTTGCCCATCAGCAAAGCCACAATATAGCCCGCCACCAAGCCCACGGCGATACCGCTCATGCGCAACAGCGGGTTTTTCAGGCAGTTGAACACCAATACAATCAACAGCACCAATGAAGCCAGCCCCAGATTTTCCATCGACCCGAAGGTGCCGTCGGCCTTGGCGCCGAAACCGCCGCCAAAATCGGTGATGCCCACATGAATCAAGCTCAAACCGATCAGCATCACCACCACACCGCTCACCGTGGGCGTAATCACTTTTTTCAAATAAGGCAGCAGCCAGGCGGAGAAGCACACCAGAAACGCGCCCACAAACGACACCCCCAGCAGCGTGGAAATCATAGCATTTTCATCCATACCGCCCTCTTTCATGCCCATGCCCAGCGCAATCATCACGGTTACAAACGAAAAATTCACCGACTGAATCGACAACATGCCCGAGCCGACAGGGCCGAAGCGGTTCACCTGCAAATAAGTGCCGATGCCCGAAGCCACCATCGCCATCGACACCAGATAAGCCGTCATTTCTACCGGCAATTGCAACGCCCCGCCCACAATCAGCGCCGGCGTAATCATCGGCACGAAAATCGCCAATAAGTGTGTAACCGCGCTTAAGAGCGCATTCATAAACGGCGGCTTGTCTTCAAGCCGGTAAACCAAATCGGGCGCATCGGCGGTTTTCGGGGGCATGGCCATGGCGGTTTCCTTATTCAATTAAAGTGCTAAAAAATGTAAGCCAAGATTGTATACAATTAACGCCGGCTTTTCAATTTCCACACATGCTTTCATACACTTTAACACCGCCCTGCCCGCCCCTGTTCAGACGGCCTCCGCCCGCTTTGCAAAGCTTTGCAGGCCGTCTGAAACCAATATTTCACACAAACCGTAAAGTAAGCTACAATCACAAGCAATTTTCTGAATATTTCGAGAAATAAAGGTTTAACCATGTTACAAGGCAGCCTGGTCGCCCTGATTACGCCGATGAATCAAGACGGCAGCGTAAATTTCGAGCAACTCGAATCTTTAATCGACTGGCACATCGAAAGCGGCACCAACGGCATCGTCGCCGTCGGCACCACCGGTGAGAGCGCCACCCTGGCAGTAGACGAGCATCTGGCCGTGATCGAAGCCACCGTCAAGCATGTCGGCAAACGCATTCCCGTGATTGCCGGCACCGGCGCCAACAACACTGCCGAAGCCATCGAGCTTTCCAAAGCCGCCGAGCGGTTGGGCGCCGACTACACCCTGTCTGTCGTGCCCTATTACAACAAACCCTCGCAAGAAGGCATCTACCGCCACTTCAAAGCCATCGCCGAAGCCACCTCGATTCCGATGATTGTGTATAACGTGCCCGGCCGCACCGTGGTCAACATGAACAACGACACCATTCTGCGCCTGGCCGAAATCCCCAATATCGTCGGCGTGAAAGAAGCCAGCGGCGACATCGGTCGCGAAACCGACCTGATCAACCGCGTGCCCGAAGGCTTTGCCGTATATTCCGGCGACGACCCCACCGGCATGGCCTTTATGTTTTGCGGCGGTCACGGCGTGATTACCGTTGCCGCCAACGCCGCGCCCAAATTGTTTGCCGATATGTGCCGCGAGGCGCTCGCAGGCAACCTCGCCGCCGCCCGCGCACTCAATGCACAACTGATTCCGGTGTATGATGTGATGTTCTGCGAGCCCAGCCCCGCCGCGCCCAAATGGGCCGCCGCCGCCCTCGGCCATTGCAGCCCGCATGTCCGCCTGCCGATTATTGAACTTTCCGCCGACGGCCAAGACAAAGTACGCAGCGCACTTGCCGCCGCCAAACTGATTTAAACCACAGGAAAAACTGTATGAACCATATGAAACCGGCCGTAATCGCCATCGCCATGCTCGGCCTGGCCGCCTGTTCCAGCAATAAAGAACAACCCCTGCTCGACTACCAAACCCAAAACCGCAAAGTCGTAGACTTGGAAGTG of the Uruburuella testudinis genome contains:
- a CDS encoding chorismate--pyruvate lyase family protein, with protein sequence MNVLIPWRQALPPLLETEGAAALMQAPSLTVALRALGHGFSVRLLHLGAVGGDVWLADGLGDAPEWFARDVLLCVNDTPVVWARSLCAHSAEHWRTLLDCGTRPLGERLFDGSLPLSRSAFEYAVPDAATDLSGFGGTAFAARRSFFKLHGEALGLVECFLPALKNYLVDAN
- a CDS encoding SixA phosphatase family protein, encoding MNLILWRHAEAEYGPPDLARQLTEKGRRQASTAAAWLRNRLPQDTQVWVSQAARSRQTADYLVQDYTILATLNPDIYARTLPRLLETAPRNGTLVIVGHQPWLGQLSAFLLNGDWGGDAYWSYKKGGFWWFQLKQDHNGFHAKLKAVLTPEMLA
- a CDS encoding type B 50S ribosomal protein L31, which encodes MKPNTHPENYRTVLFFDSGADEGWLIRSCANTHGKTMQWRDGNEYPVFMLDTSSASHPVYTGKQREYNTEGRASKFNQRYQSMLGSFKKEK
- the ykgO gene encoding type B 50S ribosomal protein L36 — encoded protein: MQVLSSLKTAKQRHRDCQIVRRKGKVYVICKSNPRFKARQR
- the greB gene encoding transcription elongation factor GreB, with product MSDTPQSPPKNYITPGGWQALKDELYQLVHKERPEIVQIVNWAAGNGDRSENGDYLYGKRRMREIDRRIRFLTKRLEAAVVVDPEAREPTDQVFFSATVALLRGDGSEQTVKIVGVDEIDTARNKISWVSPLARCLMKAREGDEVVLHGPDGREVIEILSVAYLKIE
- a CDS encoding nucleobase:cation symporter-2 family protein, yielding MAMPPKTADAPDLVYRLEDKPPFMNALLSAVTHLLAIFVPMITPALIVGGALQLPVEMTAYLVSMAMVASGIGTYLQVNRFGPVGSGMLSIQSVNFSFVTVMIALGMGMKEGGMDENAMISTLLGVSFVGAFLVCFSAWLLPYLKKVITPTVSGVVVMLIGLSLIHVGITDFGGGFGAKADGTFGSMENLGLASLVLLIVLVFNCLKNPLLRMSGIAVGLVAGYIVALLMGKVDFSALQNLPLITIPVPFKYGFAFDWHAFIVAGAIYLLSVFEAVGDLTATAMVSDRPIEGEEYTGRLKGGVMADGLVSVIATALGSLPLTTFAQNNGVIQMTGVASRHVGKYIAVILVLLGLFPVIGRVFTTIPSPVLGGAMVLMFGLIAIAGVRILVSNGIRRREAVIAATSVGLGLGVAFEPEVFKNLPVLFQNSISAGGIMAVVLNLVLPEDKSGGKVYVSGDLE
- the dapA gene encoding 4-hydroxy-tetrahydrodipicolinate synthase; its protein translation is MLQGSLVALITPMNQDGSVNFEQLESLIDWHIESGTNGIVAVGTTGESATLAVDEHLAVIEATVKHVGKRIPVIAGTGANNTAEAIELSKAAERLGADYTLSVVPYYNKPSQEGIYRHFKAIAEATSIPMIVYNVPGRTVVNMNNDTILRLAEIPNIVGVKEASGDIGRETDLINRVPEGFAVYSGDDPTGMAFMFCGGHGVITVAANAAPKLFADMCREALAGNLAAARALNAQLIPVYDVMFCEPSPAAPKWAAAALGHCSPHVRLPIIELSADGQDKVRSALAAAKLI